A genomic window from Deltaproteobacteria bacterium includes:
- the serA gene encoding phosphoglycerate dehydrogenase gives MSAKTSFPKEKIRILLLEGIHMNAVDVFTKSGYTNVERLTGALPEADLVEKIKDVHMVGVRSRSQIKGAVLEAAEKLLSIGCFCIGTNQVELDVARERGIPVFNAPHSNTRSVAELVLAETVVLYRGVGDKSRDAHNGVWTKSAVGSHEVRGKTIGIVGYGHIGSQVSILAEAFGMQVLYYDVEPKLAMGNARQVGSLDELLQTVDVLTLHVPQTPETADMMTEERIRMMKKGSLLLNLSRGNVVDIPALRAALDDDHLLGAAVDVFPTEPKSNTEPFKNPLCGARNTVLTPHIGGSTGEAQFNIGTEVATKLVNYSDLGSTIGAVNFPQISLTQHGGPHRLLHVHANKPGVLQNINKVFAENNVNIIGQHLQTLPDIGYVVTEVGAKYSGDLVPKLSSVEGTIRCRVLY, from the coding sequence ATGAGCGCTAAAACTTCATTTCCAAAAGAAAAGATTCGCATTTTGCTTCTTGAGGGCATTCATATGAATGCGGTCGATGTGTTTACAAAGTCGGGTTATACCAACGTAGAGAGACTTACGGGGGCTTTGCCTGAAGCGGATCTGGTCGAAAAGATTAAAGATGTACACATGGTTGGCGTACGCTCTCGTAGTCAGATCAAGGGCGCTGTTCTGGAGGCAGCCGAGAAGCTCCTCTCGATAGGTTGTTTCTGCATTGGAACCAATCAGGTTGAACTTGACGTAGCTCGTGAACGAGGAATCCCTGTATTCAATGCGCCTCATTCAAATACGCGCAGTGTTGCTGAGCTGGTTCTCGCTGAGACCGTTGTTCTCTATCGTGGTGTCGGAGACAAGAGTCGTGATGCGCACAACGGTGTATGGACAAAGAGTGCAGTCGGTAGCCATGAAGTCCGTGGTAAGACCATCGGTATCGTTGGTTACGGTCATATTGGGTCACAAGTGTCGATTCTTGCTGAAGCGTTTGGCATGCAGGTTCTCTATTACGATGTAGAACCGAAGCTGGCGATGGGGAATGCACGTCAAGTAGGCAGCCTTGATGAGCTTTTGCAAACGGTTGATGTCTTAACGTTGCATGTGCCGCAGACACCTGAGACTGCGGACATGATGACTGAAGAGCGCATTCGGATGATGAAGAAGGGTAGCCTGCTTCTCAACCTAAGCCGCGGTAATGTTGTTGATATTCCAGCCTTGAGAGCAGCGCTTGATGACGACCACTTGCTGGGTGCAGCGGTTGACGTGTTTCCAACTGAACCAAAGTCGAACACAGAGCCTTTCAAGAATCCGTTGTGCGGCGCTCGAAATACTGTCCTTACTCCGCACATCGGTGGTAGCACGGGAGAAGCGCAGTTCAACATTGGTACAGAGGTTGCCACGAAGTTGGTGAATTACAGCGACCTTGGATCTACAATTGGCGCGGTGAACTTTCCTCAAATTTCACTCACTCAGCATGGCGGACCTCACAGGCTGCTTCACGTGCACGCTAACAAGCCAGGCGTCTTGCAGAATATCAACAAGGTCTTTGCTGAGAACAATGTCAATATCATCGGGCAGCACCTCCAAACGCTTCCGGATATCGGATATGTGGTGACCGAAGTTGGTGCGAAATACTCAGGTGACTTGGTCCCTAAATTGAGCTCCGTCGAAGGCACCATTCGTTGCCGAGTGCTTTACTAG
- a CDS encoding DUF1338 domain-containing protein, with translation MSALNNFEIKTLISHLWKDYTAMTPQAEHIQTMLRERGEECNNDHIAIRTFNLAPVGLKAIAKVFLDLGYQYTGEYHFEKKKLYARSYSHPSGEFPRIFISELLVEKLSESAQKTVRKIVSQLRNDVTGKHLLYVQSLWPRVSLEDYDALLMESEYAGWLAAFGIRANHFTVSVNNLTSFGNLESLNAFLEYRRYRLNGGKSPIQGSPEQYLEQSSTCASRIAWEFEGGVIREIPSCYYEFAMRYPVPGTWELYDGFISQSADKIFESTNTRALLQAS, from the coding sequence ATGAGTGCACTCAATAATTTTGAAATCAAGACCTTAATCTCTCATCTCTGGAAAGATTACACAGCGATGACACCCCAGGCGGAGCATATTCAAACGATGCTTCGTGAGCGCGGTGAGGAGTGCAATAACGACCACATTGCAATACGAACCTTTAATTTGGCGCCAGTTGGCCTGAAGGCCATTGCAAAGGTGTTTCTTGATTTGGGATATCAGTACACTGGTGAATACCATTTCGAGAAAAAGAAGCTCTATGCACGAAGTTACAGCCACCCGAGCGGTGAGTTTCCAAGAATTTTCATATCCGAACTCTTGGTGGAAAAACTGTCGGAGAGTGCTCAGAAAACCGTCCGGAAAATTGTAAGTCAACTTCGCAATGATGTGACCGGAAAACATTTACTTTACGTCCAGTCGCTGTGGCCACGTGTTTCCCTTGAAGACTACGACGCTTTGCTTATGGAGTCGGAATATGCCGGCTGGTTAGCGGCTTTCGGGATTCGCGCGAACCACTTCACCGTCAGTGTTAACAATCTAACGTCTTTTGGAAACCTTGAGTCACTCAATGCTTTCCTTGAGTACCGTAGATACAGACTCAATGGTGGTAAGAGCCCAATTCAAGGCTCACCCGAGCAGTATTTAGAGCAAAGCAGTACCTGTGCAAGCCGTATAGCGTGGGAGTTCGAAGGTGGTGTTATTCGGGAAATCCCAAGCTGCTACTATGAGTTTGCGATGCGTTATCCGGTGCCTGGAACGTGGGAACTTTATGACGGCTTTATCTCGCAGAGTGCAGATAAAATATTTGAGTCGACGAATACAAGAGCGCTTCTTCAAGCATCTTGA